The following coding sequences are from one Pseudonocardia sp. HH130630-07 window:
- a CDS encoding maleylpyruvate isomerase family mycothiol-dependent enzyme: protein MTDDVPVAVPPPTADSLAWAADGQAHLRGLMTRMGDEAFGAPSLLPGWTRAHVLTHVARNADAMVNLLHWARTGERTPAYSSPGQRDADIADGARRGPDEIRADVVASSDRLADAVRATPQKSWSTRVLTSRGDEVEAMAVPWLRAREVWVHAVDLDVGASFADLPVPMRTVLVADVAATLETRPGCPRVRLEESRTGQTRTFGPGPDGPDGPPPDLGTVRGRAVDLIAWLLGRLYGKGLRDAGGAVPPPLPVWL from the coding sequence GTGACCGACGATGTACCGGTAGCCGTCCCTCCTCCCACCGCCGACTCGCTGGCCTGGGCCGCGGACGGCCAGGCCCACCTGCGCGGCCTGATGACGCGGATGGGCGACGAGGCGTTCGGCGCGCCGTCGCTGCTGCCCGGCTGGACGCGGGCGCACGTGCTGACCCACGTCGCCCGCAACGCGGACGCGATGGTCAACCTCCTGCACTGGGCCCGTACGGGGGAGCGGACGCCCGCCTACAGCAGCCCCGGGCAGCGCGACGCCGACATCGCCGACGGCGCACGGCGCGGCCCGGACGAGATCCGGGCCGACGTCGTCGCCTCGTCGGACCGGCTGGCCGACGCGGTGCGGGCCACGCCGCAGAAGAGCTGGTCGACGCGCGTCCTCACCTCGCGTGGCGACGAGGTCGAGGCGATGGCCGTCCCGTGGCTGCGGGCCCGTGAGGTCTGGGTGCACGCCGTCGACCTCGACGTCGGGGCGTCCTTCGCCGACCTGCCGGTCCCCATGCGCACGGTGCTCGTCGCCGACGTGGCCGCGACGCTGGAGACCCGCCCCGGCTGTCCCCGGGTACGGCTGGAGGAGAGCCGCACCGGGCAGACGCGCACGTTCGGTCCCGGCCCGGACGGCCCCGACGGCCCGCCGCCCGACCTCGGCACGGTCCGCGGGCGGGCCGTGGACCTCATCGCCTGGCTGCTCGGCCGCCTGTACGGCAAGGGCCTGCGCGACGCGGGCGGCGCCGTCCCGCCACCGCTGCCGGTCTGGCTCTGA
- a CDS encoding fumarylacetoacetate hydrolase family protein: MRLATIRTATGHRAVRVDGDSAVETGEADVRALLERPDWAAHAAAADGPVHDAANLDLAPLVPSPEKIICVGLNYRDHVLEMGNELPEYPTVFAKFAPALIGARDEIELPPESDRVDFEAELAIVIGHAVRHADAEAARSAIAGYTVLNDVSMRDYQRRTKQFLQGKTWEHSTPLGPELVTPDELSADPADGGALRIRSELSGETMQDSTTDQLVFGVLDLVRYLSTIVTLNPGDVIATGTPGGVGDARTPPRYLTDGCEIVTAVEGVGECRNVARNLR; encoded by the coding sequence ATGAGGCTCGCGACGATCCGGACCGCGACCGGGCACCGGGCGGTGCGGGTCGACGGCGACAGCGCCGTCGAGACGGGGGAGGCGGACGTCCGCGCCCTGCTGGAGCGCCCGGACTGGGCGGCGCACGCCGCGGCCGCCGACGGCCCGGTGCACGACGCCGCGAACCTCGACCTCGCGCCGTTGGTCCCGTCGCCCGAGAAGATCATCTGCGTCGGGCTGAACTACCGCGACCACGTGCTCGAGATGGGCAACGAGCTGCCCGAGTACCCCACGGTGTTCGCGAAGTTCGCCCCGGCGCTGATCGGCGCGCGGGACGAGATCGAGCTGCCGCCCGAATCCGACCGGGTCGACTTCGAGGCCGAGCTGGCGATCGTCATCGGGCACGCGGTCCGGCACGCCGACGCCGAGGCCGCGCGCTCGGCGATCGCCGGCTACACCGTGCTCAACGACGTCAGCATGCGCGACTACCAGCGCCGGACGAAGCAGTTCCTGCAGGGCAAGACGTGGGAGCACTCGACCCCGCTGGGCCCGGAGCTGGTCACCCCGGACGAGCTGTCCGCCGATCCGGCCGACGGCGGCGCGCTGCGCATCCGCTCCGAGCTGAGCGGCGAGACGATGCAGGACTCGACCACCGACCAGCTCGTCTTCGGTGTGCTCGACCTGGTCCGCTACCTGTCGACGATCGTCACCCTCAACCCCGGCGACGTGATCGCCACCGGGACCCCCGGCGGCGTCGGCGACGCGCGCACGCCGCCGCGCTACCTGACCGACGGGTGCGAGATCGTCACCGCCGTCGAGGGCGTCGGCGAGTGCCGCAACGTCGCGCGGAACCTGCGGTGA